One Longimicrobium sp. genomic window carries:
- a CDS encoding tetratricopeptide repeat protein translates to RPFALHDLFCIAANGGDRDQAEMYARAAFRSYGRRHPRLPALAHDVAWFWMLQRHYGRALEMFRAVLRHVPRPPERMVVLANIARSAAGLGDAEGYEAAWKEVWRIVENRADTERVAEAMISLAHGAYSLREGTRMEMSASLALRVATRRHEAQERLAAEDLLNRARNLKARRRRGAALPPLPPPVEPEPGAEPSSADQLHDDLVEALLEVPLP, encoded by the coding sequence CGTCCCTTTGCCCTGCACGACCTGTTCTGCATCGCCGCCAACGGCGGCGACCGCGACCAGGCCGAAATGTACGCCCGCGCGGCCTTCCGCAGCTACGGCCGCCGCCACCCCCGGCTCCCCGCCCTGGCGCACGACGTAGCCTGGTTCTGGATGCTGCAGCGGCACTACGGGCGCGCGCTGGAGATGTTCCGGGCGGTGCTGCGGCACGTGCCCCGCCCGCCGGAGCGGATGGTGGTGCTGGCCAACATCGCCCGCAGTGCCGCCGGCCTGGGCGACGCCGAGGGGTACGAGGCGGCGTGGAAGGAGGTGTGGCGCATCGTCGAGAACCGCGCCGACACCGAGCGCGTGGCCGAGGCCATGATCAGCCTGGCGCACGGCGCCTACTCGCTGCGCGAGGGCACGCGCATGGAGATGTCGGCCAGCCTGGCCCTGCGCGTCGCCACGCGCCGGCACGAGGCACAGGAGCGGCTGGCGGCCGAAGACCTGCTGAACCGCGCCCGCAACCTCAAGGCGCGCCGCCGCCGGGGCGCCGCCCTGCCGCCCCTCCCGCCGCCGGTGGAGCCGGAGCCCGGCGCCGAGCCGTCCAGCGCCGACCAGCTTCACGACGACCTGGTAGAGGCGCTGCTCGAGGTGCCGCTGCCGTGA